In one window of Mucilaginibacter auburnensis DNA:
- the dinB gene encoding DNA polymerase IV gives MEHKRWIVHIDLDSFFVSVERKFNPDLIGKPVLIGGSAERGVVASCSYEARKFGIHSAMPMKQAMRLCPHATVIRGSHGLYSEASREVTEIIHDSVPLYQKTSVDEFYIDLTGIDRYHDSYQLATELRQRVIRETGLPISFGMASTKTVAKMATNEAKPNGQLLIPHGSEAAFMAPLPIRKIPMLGEKACQKLYQYGIEKISHLQKTDVRFLETIFGKHGRDIWNKAHGLDEGEVVSEHERKSMSTENTFHTNVADLKTLETSLVSMTEELASKLRREGLVTSCLAIKLRYANFETHTVQEKIPLTAAEHILIPGVKNLLKKAWNQNRPIRLIGVRMSNLCRGSYQINLFEDNEEQIRLYQAMDNINFKFGDKTICRAAGMNIGTRNFNPFMRG, from the coding sequence ATGGAACACAAGCGGTGGATAGTACATATTGACCTTGATTCGTTCTTCGTTTCTGTTGAGCGCAAGTTCAATCCCGACCTGATAGGCAAACCGGTTTTAATAGGTGGATCGGCCGAGCGCGGGGTAGTGGCATCATGCAGTTATGAAGCGCGGAAGTTTGGCATCCATTCGGCTATGCCCATGAAACAGGCCATGCGCCTGTGCCCCCACGCTACTGTTATCCGCGGTTCGCATGGTCTGTATTCTGAAGCTTCGCGGGAGGTGACTGAGATCATTCATGACAGTGTGCCGCTATATCAAAAAACTTCGGTTGATGAGTTTTATATTGACCTAACCGGAATTGACCGCTACCACGATAGCTACCAACTGGCTACCGAATTGCGGCAGCGGGTGATACGAGAAACCGGGTTGCCCATTTCTTTCGGTATGGCATCTACTAAAACAGTGGCTAAAATGGCCACTAACGAAGCCAAGCCTAACGGACAATTATTAATACCACACGGCAGTGAGGCCGCTTTTATGGCGCCGTTGCCTATACGCAAAATACCTATGTTAGGTGAAAAGGCATGTCAGAAATTGTATCAGTATGGTATTGAAAAGATCAGCCATCTGCAAAAAACGGATGTGCGTTTTCTGGAAACCATATTCGGCAAGCACGGGCGGGATATATGGAACAAAGCGCACGGACTGGACGAAGGCGAGGTAGTGTCGGAGCATGAACGCAAATCCATGTCGACCGAAAATACTTTCCATACTAATGTAGCCGACCTGAAAACACTGGAAACCTCATTGGTATCTATGACGGAGGAACTGGCATCGAAGCTTCGTCGGGAAGGGTTGGTAACCTCTTGCCTGGCCATTAAGCTGCGTTACGCCAATTTTGAAACGCATACTGTTCAGGAAAAAATCCCGCTTACCGCAGCAGAACATATTTTAATACCGGGCGTAAAGAATCTCCTAAAAAAAGCATGGAACCAAAACAGACCCATCCGATTGATAGGTGTGCGAATGAGTAACCTTTGCCGCGGCAGCTATCAAATTAATCTGTTTGAAGATAATGAAGAGCAGATAAGATTGTACCAGGCTATGGATAACATTAACTTTAAATTCGGCGATAAAACCATTTGCCGTGCAGCAGGCATGAATATTGGCACAAGGAATTTTAATCCGTTTATGCGGGGGTAG